The Rhopalosiphum maidis isolate BTI-1 chromosome 1, ASM367621v3, whole genome shotgun sequence genome has a segment encoding these proteins:
- the LOC113547796 gene encoding uncharacterized protein LOC113547796 — MYIKLLFLAFTITAFTSARPQQLPLSLVPPVQQGFVPPPQNNAINPSINSISKPTNPIVVAAFQRDALLPPHMQNAFYKNPKIAENLAQNSWFGPGEQHAVNRETEKIPREKIFLILKNAGLLPTP; from the exons ATGTATATCAAACTTCTTTTCTTGGCATTTACAATCACGGCTTTCACGTCGGCACGCCCTCAACAATTGCCGTTATCTCTAGTGCCACCCGTCCAACAGGGTTTCGTACCACCGCCACAAAACAACGCCATAAATCCTTCA ATTAACTCTATCAGTAAACCAACCAATCCTATTGTGGTGGCCGCGTTTCAAAGGGATGCTTTGTTGCCTCCGCACATGCAGAATGCGTTTTACAAGAACCCGAAGATAGCAGAAAATTTGGCCCAGAACAGTTGGTTCGGCCCTGGCGAGCAACACGCTGTTAATAGGGAAACGGAAAAGATCCCTAGAGAGAAAATCTTTCTCATCCTAAAAAACGCGGGACTATTACCCACACCTTAA
- the LOC113549178 gene encoding uncharacterized protein LOC113549178, whose protein sequence is MQPAGRSLMAFRVALATLLLANVAYTSKKQKRQLFHENLLPYFGGKIPESAFQADRLALNMLNKEGISVPDGILFEARPKESFHQSPRNDPELSNSILKMIHTPDTRFIPSEGKYDGNNEVETTYKISIPTYMQNYQLPKFRPITETLQLPVRQIFESGLSITNFRGQLGVPFNTIPKGWKSFDARRPSSLNIPSKIMDFRQNENILPMTNFVCGRPGRIYPDPETQCQAFHLCHYNGYKETFVCPQGTRYDPSVQECRFWYTTHCLDTRRPFD, encoded by the exons ATGCAACCTGCAGGTAGATCGCTTATGGCGTTCCGCGTAGCGTTGGCTACGTTGTTACTCGCGAACGTCGCATACACGTCGAAAAAA CAAAAGCGTCAGTTATTCCATGAAAACTTGTTGCCATACTTTGGAGGTAAAATACCTGAATCTGCGTTCCAAGCAGACCGCTTGGCATTAAATATGTTGAACAAAGAAGGAATATCTGTACCCGATGGTATTCTGTTTGAAGCTCGACCAAAAGAATCGTTTCACCAAAGTCCGCGGAACGATCCAGAACTATCCAACTCAATACTCAAAATGATCCACACGCCAGACACCAG GTTTATTCCTTCGGAAGGAAAGTATGATGGTAATAACGAAGTGGAGACAACAtataaaatctcaataccCACGTATATGCAAAATTACCAACTACCGAAGTTTAGACCAATTACAGAAACGCTTCAACTACCAGTCCGACAGATATTCGAGAGCGGATTGTCAATCACTAACTTTAGGGGACAACTAGGAGTTCCCTTCAACACTATACCAAAG ggTTGGAAATCATTTGATGCCCGCAGGCCAAGCTCGTTAAATATTCCTAGTAAAATAATGGATTTTCGGCAGAATGAAAACATCCTACCTATGACAAATTTTGTATGTGGTAGACCTGGGAGAATATATCCAGATCCAGAAACTCAGTGTCAG gcTTTTCACTTATGTCATTATAATGGATACAAAGAAACATTTGTTTGTCCACAAGGAACTAGATATGATCCATCAGTACAGGAATGTAGATTTTGGTACACGACTCACTGTTTAGACACGCGTAGACCATTTGATTag